A region from the Brassica napus cultivar Da-Ae chromosome C8, Da-Ae, whole genome shotgun sequence genome encodes:
- the LOC106407419 gene encoding importin beta-like SAD2 homolog isoform X1 — MISISHSIGEDDLYIPLLTTVITATDRGLVTRRIACTPYCSPTLDVLLFEIIFPLMCFNNDDQVLWDEDPHEYVRKGYDIIEDLYSSKTASMDFVTELVRKRGKGNFPKFIQFIVGIFNRYGEAPLEQKPYRQKDVALLAFGTLCDKLRQTEPYKSELENMLVQHVFPEFSSPAGHLRAKAAWAAGQYANINFSDQTSFDV; from the exons ATGATCTCGATCTCTCATTCAATTGGAGAAGATGATCTATATATACCTCTTCTCACAACCGTAATCACAGCCACAGATAGAGGCTTGG TAACCCGAAGAATAGCATGTACACCTTACTGCAGCCCCACCTTAGATGTTCTACTATTTGAGATCATTTTCCCTCTAATGTGCTTCAATAATGATGACCAAGTACTTTGGGATGAAGACCCGCATGAGTATGTGAGGAAGGGTTATG ATATAATTGAAGATCTGTACAGTTCCAAGACTGCatctatggactttgtgactgAGCTGGTCAGAAAGCGTGGAAAAGGCAACTTCCCCAAATTCATACAGTTCATCGTGGGCATATTTAATAG ATATGGTGAAGCACCTCTAGAACAGAAGCCCTATCGCCAAAAGGATGTTGCTCTGCTTGCTTTTGGGACACTTTGTGATAAACTTAGGCAAACTGAACCCTACAAATCCGAGCTGGAGAATATGCTAGTGCAACATGTTTTTCCTGAATTCAGCAGCCCAGCTGGTCATCTTAGAGCCAAG GCTGCGTGGGCTGCAGGGCAGTACGCCAACATTAATTTTTCAGACCAAACCAGCTTTGATGTATAG
- the LOC106407419 gene encoding importin beta-like SAD2 homolog isoform X2, whose product MISISHSIGEDDLYIPLLTTVITATDRGLVTRRIACTPYCSPTLDVLLFEIIFPLMCFNNDDQVLWDEDPHEYVRKGYDLYSSKTASMDFVTELVRKRGKGNFPKFIQFIVGIFNRYGEAPLEQKPYRQKDVALLAFGTLCDKLRQTEPYKSELENMLVQHVFPEFSSPAGHLRAKAAWAAGQYANINFSDQTSFDV is encoded by the exons ATGATCTCGATCTCTCATTCAATTGGAGAAGATGATCTATATATACCTCTTCTCACAACCGTAATCACAGCCACAGATAGAGGCTTGG TAACCCGAAGAATAGCATGTACACCTTACTGCAGCCCCACCTTAGATGTTCTACTATTTGAGATCATTTTCCCTCTAATGTGCTTCAATAATGATGACCAAGTACTTTGGGATGAAGACCCGCATGAGTATGTGAGGAAGGGTTATG ATCTGTACAGTTCCAAGACTGCatctatggactttgtgactgAGCTGGTCAGAAAGCGTGGAAAAGGCAACTTCCCCAAATTCATACAGTTCATCGTGGGCATATTTAATAG ATATGGTGAAGCACCTCTAGAACAGAAGCCCTATCGCCAAAAGGATGTTGCTCTGCTTGCTTTTGGGACACTTTGTGATAAACTTAGGCAAACTGAACCCTACAAATCCGAGCTGGAGAATATGCTAGTGCAACATGTTTTTCCTGAATTCAGCAGCCCAGCTGGTCATCTTAGAGCCAAG GCTGCGTGGGCTGCAGGGCAGTACGCCAACATTAATTTTTCAGACCAAACCAGCTTTGATGTATAG